A genomic region of Raphanus sativus cultivar WK10039 chromosome 6, ASM80110v3, whole genome shotgun sequence contains the following coding sequences:
- the LOC108811784 gene encoding fructose-bisphosphate aldolase 1, chloroplastic isoform X1, with protein MDESNATCGKRLASIGLENTEANRQAYRTLLVLAPGLGQYISGAILFEETLYQSTVDGKKMVDVLVDQNIVPGIKVDKGLVPLVGSNDESWCQGLDGLASRTAAYYQQGARFAKWRTVVSIPNGPSALAVQEAAWGLARYAAISQDSGLVPIVEPEILLDGEHNIDRTYEVAEKVWAEVFFYLAQNNVMFEGILLKPSMVTPGAESKHRATPEQVASYTLELLRNRIPPAVPGIMFLSGGQSELEATLNLNAMNQGPNPWHVSFSYARALQNTFLKTWGGREENVKAAQETLLTRAKANSLAQLGKYTGEGESEDAKEGMFVKGYTY; from the exons ATGGACGAGTCAAACGCGACTTGCGGGAAGCGTTTGGCATCGATTGGGCTAGAGAACACGGAGGCTAACCGTCAGGCTTACCGGACGCTGCTTGTGTTAGCTCCAGGATTGGGACAGTACATCTCTGGGGCTATCCTCTTCGAGGAAACTCTCTACCAGTCCACCGTGGACGGCAAGAAAATGGTCGATGTTCTCGTCGACCAGAACATCGTCCCTGGCATCAAAGTCGACAAG GGTTTGGTGCCACTTGTTGGGTCTAACGACGAGTCATGGTGCCAAGGACTTGACGGTTTGGCCTCTCGTACCGCTGCTTACTACCAACAAGGTGCTCGTTTCGCCAAATG GCGTACTGTTGTGAGCATTCCAAATGGACCCTCTGCCTTGGCTGTTCAAGAAGCAGCTTGGGGACTTGCCCGCTACGCTGCTATCTCTCAA GACAGTGGTCTGGTACCCATTGTGGAGCCGGAGATTCTGTTGGACGGAGAACATAACATTGACAGGACATACGAAGTTGCAGAGAAGGTTTGGGCTGAGGTCTTCTTCTACCTCGCTCAGAACAACGTCATGTTCGAAG GTATCCTCCTAAAGCCGAGCATGGTTACTCCTGGTGCTGAGTCCAAACACAGAGCCACTCCCGAGCAAGTTGCTTCCTACACTCTCGAGCTCCTTCGCAACAGAATCCCTCCTGCTGTTCCCGGAATCatg TTCCTGTCTGGTGGACAATCCGAGTTGGAGGCGACCTTGAACCTAAACGCAATGAACCAAGGACCGAACCCATGGCACGTGTCCTTCTCCTACGCACGTGCATTGCAGAACACTTTCTTGAAGACATGGGGAGGCAGAGAAGAGAACGTGAAGGCGGCTCAGGAGACACTCTTGACCCGAGCCAAAGCCAATTCGCTGGCTCAGCTCGGGAAATACACAGGAGAAGGTGAGTCCGAGGATGCCAAGGAGGGTATGTTTGTAAAAGGATACACCTACTAA
- the LOC108834423 gene encoding B-box zinc finger protein 18 isoform X1, with translation MRILCDACESAAAIVFCAADEAALCCSCDEKVHMCNKLASRHVRVGLADPSNAPSCDICENAPAFFYCEIDGTSLCLQCDMVVHVGGKRTHRRFLLLRQRIEFPGDKPNHADDLGLRCQEANRQKVSSSGRGQESNGNGDHDMIDLNSNPQRVHEPGSNHQEQGIDVNSTNNHEPVGVVPVGAFKRES, from the exons atGCGTATTTTGTGCGATGCCTGTGAGAGCGCCGCCGCAATAGTCTTCTGCGCCGCCGACGAAGCTGCCCTCTGTTGTTCCTGCGACGAAAAA GTTCATATGTGCAACAAGCTAGCTAGTCGACATGTCCGTGTAGGTTTGGCTGATCCCAGCAACGCGCCAAGCTGTGACATATGTGAAAATGCACCTG CCTTCTTTTACTGTGAGATAGACGGTACTTCTCTTTGTCTACAATGTGACATGGTTGTTCATGTTGGCGGCAAGAGAACTCACAGGCGCTTTCTGTTGCTTAGACAGAGAATTGAG TTTCCAGGTGATAAGCCTAACCACGCAGATGATCTAGGACTAAGGTGTCAGGAAGCAAACCGCCAAAAGGTCTCTTCATCAGGTCGAGGTCAAGAGTCAAATGGGAATGGTGATCATGATATGATCGATCTTAACTCAAACCCTCAAAGAGTACACGAGCCTGGATCAAATCACCAA GAGCAGGGTATCGATGTAAATAGCACAAACAACCACGAGCCTGTAGGCGTTGTACCTGTGGGAGCGTTTAAAAGAGAGTCTTAG
- the LOC108813199 gene encoding kinesin-like protein KIN-7E, whose amino-acid sequence MGAIAGEELKKMDKTHVPIAREEKIMVLVRLRPLNEKEILANEAADWECINDTTVLYRNTLREGSTFPSAYTFDRVYRGESPTRQVYEDGPKEVALSVVKGINSSIFAYGQTSSGKTYTMTGITEFAVADIFDYIFKHEDRAFVVKFSAIEIYNEAIRDLLSPDSTPLRLRDDPEKGAVVEKTTEEILRDWNHLKDLISVCEAQRKIGETSLNQKSSRSHQIIKLTVESSAREFLGRENSATLIASVNFIDLAGSERASQALSAGSRLKEGCYINRSLLTLGTVIRKLSMGRQGHINYRDSKLTRILQPCLGGNARTAIVCTLSPARSHVEQTRNTLLFACCAKEVTTKAQINVVMSDKALVKQLQRELARLESELRNPAPASSSCDCGVVLRKKDLQIQKMEKQLLEMTKQRDVAQSRLEDYMRMVEHDESSKAGTPHHNRNNKWGDGSVSEASGVVDPDRTSFISDGTSTPLSTARAPVRSHPDEDLDEVLSPNRSGDQSEEDCKEVQCIEVEESASDIVSNDEERADAETHLGQSATANGGTGLPQNRNPSSVRSVRVRKSWSRGDTPTGTSTPPDALDLDYPGRREVHGIAFPELESGSGKKLLRNDSMSSLGSDSTEAHSVGTPMVGEDGGITSIRSFVEGLKEMVTDPDNSGKMGNDIGLGAMEKEVSGTMTNWAEEFNRQREQILELWQTCHVSLVHRTYFFLLFTGDQADSIYMGVELRRLSFMKESFSQGNQAFERGRTLTVASSLKALQRERRMLSKLVGKRFSVEERKRLYEKFGIDVNSKRRRLQLANQLWSKPKDITHAVDSAAVVAKLVRFVEQGRAMKGMFGLSFTPPLATTRRSLSWRKSLTTLF is encoded by the exons ATGGGAGCGATTGCTGGAGAAGAGCTGAAGAAAATGGACAAGACACATGTGCCTATAGCCCGTGAAGAGAAGATAATGGTTCTGGTCAGACTGAGACCTCTGAACGAAAAAGAGATCTTGGCTAATGAAGCTGCAGATTGGGAATGCATCAATGACACCACCGTATTGTATAGAAACACGTTGCGTGAAGGCTCAACTTTTCCTTCTGCATATACATTCG ATAGAGTGTACCGAGGTGAATCCCCAACCAGACAAGTTTACGAGGATGGTCCCAAGGAAGTTGCTCTCTCGGTCGTCAAAGGAATCAACT CTAGTATTTTCGCATATGGTCAGACGAGCAGTGGAAAGACATACACAATGACTGGTATAACCGAGTTTGCCGTGGCTGACATATTTGACTATATATTTAAG CATGAAGATAGGGCGTTTGTTGTTAAATTTTCGGCTATAGAGATCTATAATGAGGCCATCCGAGATCTTCTCAGCCCGGATAGTACACCACTGAGGCTACGAGATGATCCTGAG AAAGGGGCCGTCGTTGAAAAAACAACAGAGGAAATCCTGAGAGACTGGAACCATTTGAAGGATCTGATCTCTGTTTGTGAAG CGCAGCGGAAGATTGGCGAAACCTCATTGAATCAGAAAAGTTCTAGATCTCATCAAATTATTAAACTA ACAGTTGAAAGCTCTGCCCGTGAGTTCCTAGGCAGAGAAAACTCAGCCACTCTCATTGCGAGTGTG AATTTCATTGATTTGGCCGGGAGCGAGCGCGCATCGCAGGCCTTATCAGCTGGTTCACGACTCAAGGAGGGTTGTTATATCAATCGAAGTTTGCTGACTCTTGGAACTGTGATACGCAAACTCAG CATGGGAAGACAAGGACACATCAACTATAGAGACTCCAAGCTCACACGTATTCTTCAGCCGTGTTTGGGGGGAAACGCCAGAACCGCCATAGTCTGCACACTAAGTCCAGCAAGGAGCCATGTGGAGCAGACTAGAAACACGCTTTTGTTTGCATGCTGTGCCAAGGAAGTCACCACGAAGGCACAGATCAATGTTGTTATGTCAGACAAAGCTTTGGTGAAGCAACTACAGCGTGAGCTAGCCAGGCTCGAAAGCGAGCTGAGAAACCCAGCCCCTGCCTCCTCAAGTTGCGATTGTGGGGTTGTGCTGAGAAAGAAAGATCTTCAGATACAGAAG ATGGAGAAGCAACTCTTAGAAATGACTAAACAGCGGGATGTTGCTCAATCTCGGCTTGAAGACTACATGAGGATGGTTGAACACGATGAATCTTCGAAG GCTGGAACTCCACACCATAACCGTAACAACAAATGGGGCGATGGCTCAGTGTCAGAAGCATCAGGAGTGGTTGATCCAGACCGGACTAGTTTCATATCAGATGGCACGTCAACGCCTCTGTCGACTGCAAGAGCTCCTGTTAGGTCTCACCCTGACGAGGATCTAGATGAAGTATTGTCTCCTAATCGTTCAGGAGATCAATCTGAAGAAGATTGCAAAGAAGTACAGTGTATTGAGGTGGAAGAATCAGCCAGTGACATTGTTAGCAACGATGAAGAAAGGGCAGACGCAGAAACACATTTGGGCCAGAGTGCAACGGCAAACGGTGGAACAGGTCTTCCTCAAAATAGGAATCCGTCAAGTGTTAGAAGCGTCAGGGTGAGGAAGAGTTGGAGCCGCGGAGATACTCCGACTGGGACAAGCACTCCCCCTGATGCTCTGGATTTAGACTACCCTGGAAGACGGGAAGTTCATGGTATTGCGTTTCCTGAATTAGAGTCTGGTTCTGGTAAGAAGTTGTTGAGGAATGACTCAATGTCTTCTCTTGGAAGCGATTCCACTGAGGCTCACAGCGTTGGAACACCGATGGTGGGAGAAGATGGAGGTATCACCAGCATCCGGTCATTTGTTGAAGGGCTCAAGGAGATG GTTACGGATCCTGATAATTCAGGAAAAATGGGGAATGACATTGGTCTGGGGGCTATGGAGAAAGAGGTGTCTGGGACAATGACGAACTGGGCAGAGGAATTCAACAGACAAAGGGAACAGATTCTGGAACTTTGGCAGACATGTCATGTCTCGTTAGTGCACAGAACATACTTCTTCTTGCTCTTCACGGGAGATCAAGCAGATTCGATATACATGGGAGTAGAGCTAAGAAGACTTTCCTTCATGAAAGAAAGCTTCTCTCAGGGAAACCAAGCGTTTGAAAGAGGACGGACTCTCACAGTAGCTTCAAG TTTGAAGGCACTTCAGAGGGAGAGACGGATGCTAAGCAAGCTAGTTGGGAAGAGATTTTCTGTAGAAGAAAGGAAGAGGCTTTATGAGAAGTTTGGGATCGATGTTAACTCGAAACGCCGACGGTTGCAGCTGGCAAACCAGCTCTGGAGTAAACCCAAGGACATAACCCACGCGGTGGATAGCGCAGCCGTTGTAGCGAAGCTCGTTAGGTTCGTGGAGCAAGGAAGAGCTATGAAGGGGATGTTTGGTCTGAGCTTCACGCCTCCACTTGCGACAACTCGGAGATCTCTTAGCTGGAGAAAAAGCTTGACCACGCTTTTCTGA
- the LOC108834423 gene encoding B-box zinc finger protein 18 isoform X2: protein MRILCDACESAAAIVFCAADEAALCCSCDEKVHMCNKLASRHVRVGLADPSNAPSCDICENAPAFFYCEIDGTSLCLQCDMVVHVGGKRTHRRFLLLRQRIEFPGDKPNHADDLGLRCQEANRQKVSSSGRGQESNGNGDHDMIDLNSNPQRVHEPGSNHQGIDVNSTNNHEPVGVVPVGAFKRES, encoded by the exons atGCGTATTTTGTGCGATGCCTGTGAGAGCGCCGCCGCAATAGTCTTCTGCGCCGCCGACGAAGCTGCCCTCTGTTGTTCCTGCGACGAAAAA GTTCATATGTGCAACAAGCTAGCTAGTCGACATGTCCGTGTAGGTTTGGCTGATCCCAGCAACGCGCCAAGCTGTGACATATGTGAAAATGCACCTG CCTTCTTTTACTGTGAGATAGACGGTACTTCTCTTTGTCTACAATGTGACATGGTTGTTCATGTTGGCGGCAAGAGAACTCACAGGCGCTTTCTGTTGCTTAGACAGAGAATTGAG TTTCCAGGTGATAAGCCTAACCACGCAGATGATCTAGGACTAAGGTGTCAGGAAGCAAACCGCCAAAAGGTCTCTTCATCAGGTCGAGGTCAAGAGTCAAATGGGAATGGTGATCATGATATGATCGATCTTAACTCAAACCCTCAAAGAGTACACGAGCCTGGATCAAATCACCAA GGTATCGATGTAAATAGCACAAACAACCACGAGCCTGTAGGCGTTGTACCTGTGGGAGCGTTTAAAAGAGAGTCTTAG